In Synechococcus sp. PCC 6312, one genomic interval encodes:
- a CDS encoding pitrilysin family protein, whose protein sequence is MTLAASPKHYRDLTLPPLPEISLPKYERYQLANGLTVYLLPDHDWPIVRGTALIRVGSRWEPANQAGLADLTGDLMRNGGTRSHPIEELDALLADRAATIEAGFGVTAGQVSFTALREHVSYVFSWFSEVLQEPAFDPERIAVAQQRRRGQIARRNDTPESIASREFYRLIYGLDSPYSRRPEYATLARIDRQALVKFAHTYVQPSQMILGIVGDFEPKEMRTLIQTHFGPWEPTPQPLPPIPTVEQPSPPGTFIINQPQLSQSYIYTGHLGDTLRDADVFSLYVMNGVLNGFGGRLFNQIRSQQGLAYSVYAAWNPEYDYPGVFFGTGQTQTVATLAFLKSLQHEFQRLQTEPIQPAELAYAQDAILNSFIFNFRSPAQTLYRLMRYEYFGYDSDFIFQYQRGVKATTIADVQRVAQAHLQPEHLTTLIVGNQPALTRELPQFPQPIGEIDITIPNLS, encoded by the coding sequence TTGACCCTTGCTGCCAGTCCTAAACACTATCGGGATTTAACCTTGCCGCCTTTGCCTGAAATTTCCTTACCAAAGTATGAACGCTACCAACTGGCTAACGGATTAACCGTCTATTTGCTCCCAGATCATGATTGGCCAATTGTGCGCGGCACAGCCCTAATTCGGGTCGGTAGTCGCTGGGAACCAGCCAATCAGGCGGGTCTGGCGGATTTGACGGGGGACTTAATGCGCAACGGTGGAACTCGCTCCCATCCCATTGAGGAACTGGATGCGCTCTTAGCGGATCGGGCTGCCACCATTGAAGCTGGGTTTGGGGTCACGGCAGGACAGGTCAGCTTTACGGCCTTGCGAGAGCATGTCAGCTATGTGTTTAGTTGGTTTTCGGAAGTGCTCCAAGAACCGGCCTTTGACCCGGAACGAATTGCGGTGGCTCAACAACGGCGGCGGGGGCAAATTGCGCGCCGTAACGATACCCCAGAATCCATTGCCAGTCGGGAGTTTTATCGGTTGATCTATGGCCTAGACAGCCCCTATAGCCGCCGCCCTGAATATGCCACCCTAGCCCGAATTGATCGCCAGGCCCTAGTTAAATTTGCCCACACCTATGTACAGCCGAGTCAGATGATTTTGGGCATTGTTGGGGATTTTGAACCCAAGGAAATGCGAACCCTGATTCAAACCCACTTCGGCCCATGGGAACCTACTCCTCAGCCTCTTCCGCCCATTCCCACCGTGGAGCAACCCTCGCCACCGGGCACATTCATCATCAATCAACCCCAACTCAGTCAGAGTTACATTTACACCGGCCATCTGGGAGATACACTCCGGGATGCCGATGTTTTTTCTCTCTACGTCATGAATGGAGTTTTGAATGGCTTTGGCGGCCGACTCTTTAATCAGATTCGTTCCCAACAAGGCCTGGCTTACTCGGTCTACGCGGCCTGGAATCCTGAATATGACTATCCGGGGGTCTTTTTTGGGACTGGGCAAACCCAAACTGTGGCCACCTTGGCCTTTTTGAAATCCCTCCAGCATGAGTTTCAACGTCTTCAAACCGAACCGATCCAACCGGCGGAATTAGCCTATGCCCAGGATGCGATTTTGAACTCCTTTATCTTTAATTTTCGCAGTCCGGCCCAGACCCTCTATCGGCTGATGCGCTATGAATATTTCGGCTATGACAGTGACTTTATTTTTCAATATCAGCGGGGTGTGAAAGCCACAACCATTGCCGATGTTCAGCGAGTTGCCCAGGCCCATCTCCAGCCGGAACACCTAACAACCTTGATTGTGGGGAACCAGCCAGCCCTCACCCGAGAACTGCCTCAATTTCCACAGCCAATTGGAGAGATTGATATTACGATTCCCAACCTGAGCTAG
- a CDS encoding DUF4129 domain-containing protein has translation MTNLALNLPDQARWELDQQWRQTTETLAYWWTQFLSAPQSDSQTDLNWLEPLAKLLAVLLVGLVLGVGVFRLGQWLWRKWQKQQATLTNGDLVATPASQSVQAWLRQAQAAQAQGDYGGACRAYYMALIFRLRAVNWLNRGEAFTNGEYWQELEVAWALGHHPPRLRQPIQQLFQTHSRLYYGAQDISQETMAQCREAYFQVEPDLIKPPAPEKRTETNPSHL, from the coding sequence GTGACAAATTTGGCCCTTAACCTGCCTGACCAGGCCCGCTGGGAACTGGATCAACAATGGCGACAAACCACAGAAACCTTAGCCTACTGGTGGACTCAATTTCTGAGTGCCCCCCAATCCGACTCTCAAACTGATCTGAACTGGCTTGAACCCTTGGCAAAATTGCTGGCGGTGCTGTTAGTGGGGTTAGTGTTGGGGGTCGGTGTTTTTCGTCTGGGGCAGTGGTTGTGGCGAAAATGGCAAAAGCAGCAGGCGACTCTCACCAACGGAGACTTAGTTGCAACTCCCGCCTCCCAGTCCGTTCAAGCATGGTTACGCCAGGCCCAGGCAGCCCAAGCCCAAGGAGATTATGGGGGAGCCTGTCGTGCCTATTACATGGCCTTAATTTTCCGCTTGCGGGCAGTCAATTGGCTGAATCGGGGCGAAGCATTTACCAACGGCGAATATTGGCAGGAACTAGAGGTGGCCTGGGCCTTGGGACACCATCCCCCCCGCCTACGACAGCCAATCCAGCAATTATTCCAGACCCACTCCCGGCTTTATTATGGGGCTCAAGACATTTCCCAAGAAACCATGGCCCAATGCCGAGAGGCCTATTTTCAAGTCGAACCAGACCTAATTAAGCCCCCAGCACCGGAGAAGAGAACCGAAACTAATCCAAGCCATTTATGA
- a CDS encoding bifunctional riboflavin kinase/FAD synthetase: MLVTSDLQDVDRKTAIALGNFDGLHLGHQAVIGALAQAPSHLQRALVTFTPHPQAFFQGITRPLLTPLAEKVPILAGLGIEQLIRIPFTQSLAQLSPEGFVKDILVAQLQTQFIAVGFNFGFGAKRAGTAADLQNLATDFGIPVVIVEPQRFGPDRISSSAIRQALGEGHIFLAQKLLGRPYRLEGTVIRGQQLGRSLGFPTANLALDPEKFLPRQGVYVVTVQGDGWDRPWPGVLNLGTRPTLSGDYLTGEVHLLDWQGDLYGQILRADCYHFLRPELKFASLTELRQQISQDCYQARDWFEANLTPTKQTV; the protein is encoded by the coding sequence ATGTTGGTCACCTCTGATCTGCAAGATGTTGATCGCAAAACAGCCATTGCCCTAGGCAACTTTGATGGGTTACATCTGGGGCATCAAGCGGTGATTGGCGCATTGGCCCAGGCCCCGTCTCATCTCCAGCGAGCCCTCGTCACCTTTACCCCCCATCCCCAGGCCTTTTTTCAGGGCATCACCCGCCCCTTACTCACCCCCCTAGCCGAAAAGGTGCCAATCTTAGCGGGCCTGGGCATTGAACAATTGATTCGGATTCCCTTTACCCAGTCCCTGGCTCAACTCAGTCCTGAGGGCTTTGTCAAAGATATTTTAGTCGCTCAACTCCAGACCCAGTTTATTGCGGTGGGGTTTAACTTTGGCTTTGGGGCGAAACGGGCCGGGACAGCGGCAGATCTGCAAAACCTGGCCACGGATTTTGGGATTCCGGTGGTGATTGTTGAACCCCAACGCTTTGGCCCGGATCGGATTAGTAGTTCGGCAATTCGCCAGGCCTTGGGGGAGGGGCATATTTTCCTAGCCCAAAAACTCCTGGGCCGGCCCTATCGTCTTGAGGGGACTGTGATCCGGGGGCAGCAATTAGGGCGGTCATTAGGGTTTCCCACAGCTAATTTAGCCTTGGATCCCGAAAAATTTTTGCCACGGCAAGGAGTATATGTGGTGACTGTCCAGGGAGATGGTTGGGATCGCCCTTGGCCGGGGGTCTTGAATCTAGGCACTCGCCCCACCTTGTCTGGAGATTATCTGACAGGGGAAGTCCATTTGCTGGATTGGCAGGGTGATTTATATGGACAAATTTTAAGGGCTGACTGCTACCATTTCCTACGTCCCGAACTCAAATTTGCCTCCCTAACAGAGTTACGCCAACAAATCAGCCAAGATTGTTACCAGGCCCGCGATTGGTTTGAGGCAAACCTGACCCCAACCAAACAGACGGTTTAA
- a CDS encoding sugar ABC transporter substrate-binding protein produces MAPLFRNRFCRWFCFVLLGMSLTLLPSCFGPPPTTGPQIEFWTMQLKPKFTDYFNRLIATFEQEHPGVKVRWVDVPWTAMQSKILTAVSARTAPDVVNLNPDFASQLAARKAWLDLNGRVTASEQAAYLPKIWDALTLNSQSFGLPWYLTSRITIYNQELLTQAGISQPPQTFAELAQAARQIKAKTGKYAFFITVVPEDSAELMESLVQMGVELVDAGGKAAFNSPVGKAAVQFWVDLYQQDLLPPQILTEGHRQGIELYQAGQTAILLSSPEFLNTVEINAPSIAKVSRSSPQITGETGKKSVAAMNLVIPKDTKQPELALKFALFVTSDQNQLEFAKAANVLPSTVAALGDPYFTNLPPDATPIQRARAVSAKQMNQATILIPAVKDVKQLQKALYENIQAAMLKQKTVDQALADAAQAWDQRGS; encoded by the coding sequence ATGGCCCCCTTGTTCCGAAATCGCTTCTGTCGTTGGTTCTGTTTTGTTCTGCTGGGCATGAGCTTGACCCTTCTCCCCAGTTGCTTTGGGCCACCGCCGACCACCGGGCCACAGATTGAATTTTGGACCATGCAACTGAAGCCGAAGTTTACGGACTACTTCAATCGACTCATTGCTACCTTTGAACAGGAGCATCCTGGGGTGAAGGTGCGCTGGGTGGATGTGCCTTGGACGGCGATGCAAAGTAAAATTCTGACGGCGGTTTCGGCCCGAACGGCCCCCGATGTGGTGAATCTCAATCCAGATTTTGCTTCCCAGTTGGCGGCGCGCAAGGCCTGGTTAGACCTAAATGGACGCGTCACGGCCTCGGAACAAGCGGCATATCTGCCAAAAATTTGGGATGCATTAACGCTTAATAGTCAAAGTTTTGGACTGCCTTGGTATCTCACCTCCCGAATTACAATCTATAACCAAGAGCTTCTAACCCAGGCCGGGATTAGCCAACCGCCCCAAACCTTTGCCGAACTGGCCCAGGCCGCGCGCCAAATCAAAGCCAAAACGGGGAAATATGCCTTTTTCATCACTGTTGTTCCAGAAGATTCGGCTGAATTGATGGAGTCTTTAGTGCAGATGGGGGTGGAGCTGGTGGATGCCGGGGGCAAAGCTGCCTTCAATAGTCCGGTGGGCAAAGCCGCAGTCCAGTTTTGGGTCGATTTATATCAACAGGATTTATTACCCCCTCAGATTCTCACGGAGGGCCATCGCCAAGGGATTGAACTGTACCAGGCCGGGCAAACGGCGATCCTACTCTCCAGTCCAGAGTTTTTAAACACAGTGGAAATTAATGCCCCAAGCATTGCCAAAGTTTCCCGAAGCAGCCCCCAAATTACGGGTGAGACGGGCAAAAAAAGTGTTGCTGCCATGAATCTGGTTATTCCCAAAGACACGAAACAGCCCGAATTAGCCCTTAAGTTTGCTCTGTTTGTCACCAGTGATCAAAATCAACTGGAATTTGCCAAAGCTGCCAATGTTTTACCCTCGACTGTGGCGGCCCTGGGGGATCCCTATTTCACGAATTTACCCCCGGATGCTACCCCAATTCAAAGAGCTAGAGCGGTCAGTGCCAAACAGATGAACCAAGCCACCATCTTAATTCCAGCCGTTAAAGATGTGAAGCAACTCCAAAAAGCCCTCTATGAAAATATCCAGGCGGCGATGTTAAAGCAAAAAACTGTGGATCAAGCCCTCGCCGATGCGGCCCAGGCCTGGGATCAGCGCGGCTCATAA
- a CDS encoding histidine phosphatase family protein, translating into MKTKIWVAIGVSLLTSSSITQGATAAPVSKVAEQISTPTGLEPQLINGWMMAQGGEGGEGGEGAAPAFQNKLSGPALLATLRQGGTVIFFRHGQTEIDYADQITAKMGYCNTQRMLSERGWQQARTIGKAFQSLKIPVGEVYASEYCRAWQTADLAFGRYEKRSGLNFAPAEEYTEAQIEDMRRGIMPLLTAAPAPKTNTIIVGHDDVFEAATGIYPEPQGVAYILKPSGNGGFEILAKVLPDEWAKLGQ; encoded by the coding sequence ATGAAGACAAAAATTTGGGTTGCAATTGGCGTGTCACTACTCACTAGCTCTAGCATCACCCAAGGTGCCACGGCTGCTCCTGTCTCTAAAGTTGCCGAACAGATTTCTACACCAACTGGTTTAGAACCCCAGCTGATCAATGGCTGGATGATGGCTCAGGGGGGTGAAGGAGGCGAGGGGGGCGAAGGTGCGGCCCCAGCTTTTCAAAATAAGTTAAGCGGCCCTGCTCTCTTGGCGACCCTACGTCAGGGCGGAACGGTAATCTTTTTCCGTCACGGACAAACTGAGATTGATTATGCTGACCAGATCACCGCCAAAATGGGGTATTGCAACACTCAGCGGATGCTCAGTGAAAGAGGTTGGCAACAAGCTCGGACGATTGGCAAGGCCTTTCAGTCCCTAAAAATTCCTGTTGGTGAAGTATATGCTAGTGAATATTGTCGGGCCTGGCAAACAGCGGATCTGGCATTTGGGAGATACGAAAAGCGATCAGGCCTAAACTTTGCCCCCGCAGAGGAATATACAGAGGCCCAAATCGAAGATATGCGCCGCGGGATTATGCCATTACTGACAGCCGCCCCAGCCCCAAAAACCAACACAATTATTGTTGGCCATGATGATGTATTTGAGGCGGCAACAGGAATTTATCCAGAACCACAGGGCGTTGCTTATATCCTGAAACCCAGTGGTAATGGCGGCTTTGAAATTTTAGCTAAAGTTCTGCCCGATGAGTGGGCTAAGCTGGGGCAATAA
- a CDS encoding DUF1269 domain-containing protein: MSTLIVVDFDNPYKANEVLLELLKLQREHLLDLEDAAVVVRTQEGKIKINQTQDLTLTGALSGGFWGLLLGLIFFNPLLGWAAGLVAGAISGKFTDIGIDDNFIKELGETLTPGHSAIFTLVRQATPDKVLEEISGYGGKVLRTSLSKEDEAKLQEALNKGNSGEA, translated from the coding sequence ATGAGTACCCTGATTGTGGTGGACTTTGATAACCCATACAAAGCCAATGAAGTCTTGCTGGAGCTTCTAAAACTCCAACGGGAACACCTCCTAGACCTAGAAGATGCAGCGGTGGTTGTGCGCACCCAAGAGGGGAAAATTAAGATTAATCAAACCCAAGATTTGACCTTGACCGGGGCCTTAAGCGGTGGCTTTTGGGGACTTTTACTCGGCTTAATTTTCTTTAACCCCCTCTTGGGCTGGGCGGCCGGCCTGGTGGCTGGGGCGATTTCTGGCAAATTTACGGATATTGGTATTGATGACAACTTTATCAAAGAACTGGGGGAAACCCTGACTCCGGGCCACTCCGCCATTTTTACCTTGGTGCGCCAGGCCACCCCTGATAAGGTTTTGGAAGAGATTAGTGGCTATGGTGGCAAAGTTCTGCGGACATCTCTCTCTAAAGAAGATGAAGCTAAACTCCAAGAAGCCCTCAACAAGGGTAACTCAGGGGAAGCCTAA